In Saprospiraceae bacterium, a genomic segment contains:
- a CDS encoding aspartate kinase has protein sequence MRVFKFGGASVKNAEGFRNVAKIIARYSENHPLAVVVSAIGKTTNQLEDVVETKFISPTESIAKLNKIKEHHHQIILELFQELPQELEIHIQEHFVEAEWILEEMREMKYDYVYDQVVSIGELVSSRILTAWLDHEKIDVEWCDARDILVTNDTYREGRVNWEITNQRIKQSMEPRLNEGHILVTQGFIASTLENNTTTLGREGSDYTAAILASALGADGMYIWKDVPGVLTADPDLFVNVTKLDRLSYREAIEMTYYGCKVIHPKTIQPLKLKGIPLYVKSFIQPADEGTLISGAADLEYPPIVVLESKQALLHFASLDLSFIAEYHLAHLFELFDKFRIKVNMMRNSAISFSVCVNNDISRIQQLVQEVESMFKVVVDQDLELLTVRHYQDSMLAKLLEEKVILLEERTRNTVQLVVKQALPILPRKK, from the coding sequence ATGAGAGTCTTTAAGTTTGGTGGTGCTTCTGTAAAAAATGCAGAAGGTTTTAGGAATGTGGCGAAGATCATAGCTCGTTACAGTGAAAATCATCCTCTGGCGGTTGTGGTTTCAGCAATTGGTAAAACGACGAATCAACTTGAAGATGTTGTTGAAACTAAATTTATTTCCCCAACGGAATCCATTGCAAAACTGAATAAAATCAAGGAACATCATCATCAAATTATATTGGAACTGTTTCAGGAGCTTCCGCAAGAATTGGAAATACATATTCAAGAGCATTTTGTAGAAGCCGAATGGATTCTTGAGGAAATGCGCGAAATGAAATATGATTATGTTTATGATCAGGTAGTGAGTATTGGTGAATTGGTTTCATCCAGAATATTAACGGCTTGGCTGGATCATGAAAAAATAGATGTAGAATGGTGTGATGCCCGCGATATACTGGTCACCAACGATACTTATCGCGAAGGAAGAGTAAACTGGGAAATAACGAATCAACGCATCAAACAATCGATGGAACCCAGGCTAAATGAAGGGCATATTTTGGTGACACAGGGATTCATAGCTTCTACTTTAGAAAACAATACCACAACGCTTGGGCGAGAAGGATCAGATTATACAGCGGCCATATTGGCAAGTGCATTAGGAGCCGATGGAATGTATATCTGGAAAGATGTGCCTGGTGTTTTGACTGCTGATCCGGATCTCTTTGTCAATGTTACCAAACTTGATCGCCTAAGTTACAGAGAGGCAATAGAAATGACCTATTATGGTTGTAAGGTCATACATCCAAAAACAATTCAGCCTTTAAAACTCAAAGGAATTCCGCTTTATGTGAAATCTTTTATTCAGCCTGCAGATGAAGGTACTCTTATATCAGGAGCTGCGGATCTTGAGTATCCTCCAATAGTTGTGCTGGAATCTAAACAAGCTTTGTTGCATTTTGCATCCCTCGACTTATCCTTTATTGCAGAGTATCATCTCGCACATTTATTTGAATTGTTTGATAAGTTCAGGATCAAAGTCAATATGATGCGCAATTCTGCGATATCTTTTTCGGTATGTGTCAACAATGATATATCTCGTATCCAACAGTTAGTCCAGGAAGTTGAAAGTATGTTTAAAGTGGTTGTTGATCAGGACCTTGAGTTATTGACCGTCAGACATTACCAGGATTCCATGTTGGCCAAATTACTGGAGGAAAAAGTGATACTATTGGAAGAGCGAACGCGAAACACGGTTCAGCTCGTCGTCAAACAAGCCTTGCCGATTTTACCCAGGAAAAAGTAG
- a CDS encoding barstar family protein, whose protein sequence is MSASHFHLLSKPEQFQNLKFRNAFVVKIDGECSRTSADLYLQLESQFEFPEFFGKNLDALYDCLMDLEWITKDRIIIYFERTDLLLSQELTDPDILEDFLVTLHDVCVSWEVGAEALISPKTVSVYFSYANSIVEILDSNDIEYDILD, encoded by the coding sequence ATGAGTGCATCACATTTTCATCTATTAAGCAAACCTGAACAATTTCAGAATTTGAAATTCAGAAATGCCTTCGTCGTAAAAATAGACGGCGAATGTTCAAGGACTTCAGCAGACTTATACCTTCAACTCGAATCACAATTTGAGTTTCCTGAATTTTTTGGAAAAAATCTGGACGCACTTTATGATTGTTTGATGGATCTCGAATGGATCACCAAAGATCGAATCATTATATATTTCGAACGCACAGATTTACTCTTATCGCAGGAGCTTACCGATCCCGATATCCTTGAAGATTTCTTAGTGACCTTGCACGATGTTTGTGTTTCCTGGGAAGTAGGTGCTGAGGCCTTGATTTCTCCAAAAACAGTTTCAGTGTATTTTAGCTATGCAAATTCAATTGTTGAAATTCTCGATTCCAACGACATTGAGTATGATATACTGGATTAA
- a CDS encoding ribonuclease: protein MQAHLKNPDPLIVNTEAKQVTTLQLDTNSKNIPEYVLKTLEYIIENGTPPKEYVGGRNFQNREKRLKQKNKEGQKILYKEWDVHPKVKGISRGAERLITGSDLSAYYTNDHYKSFIQIK, encoded by the coding sequence ATGCAGGCTCATTTAAAAAATCCGGATCCTTTAATTGTAAATACCGAAGCAAAACAAGTAACGACCCTTCAGCTTGATACAAATTCCAAGAACATTCCTGAATATGTACTCAAGACCCTCGAATATATTATTGAAAATGGAACTCCACCAAAAGAATATGTGGGAGGCAGGAATTTTCAGAACAGAGAAAAAAGATTAAAACAAAAGAATAAGGAAGGACAAAAAATTCTTTACAAAGAGTGGGATGTACATCCTAAAGTAAAAGGCATATCAAGAGGCGCAGAAAGGCTGATTACTGGGTCCGATCTATCTGCTTACTACACAAATGATCATTATAAAAGTTTTATTCAAATAAAATGA